In Morococcus cerebrosus, a single genomic region encodes these proteins:
- a CDS encoding IS30 family transposase: MSYTQLTQDERYHIQYLSRHCTIAEIAKQLNRHKSTISREIKRHCIQGQQYSADKAQRQNRLTKQHRRKPYKLDSQLIQHIDTLIRRKLSPEQVCAYLHKHHGITLHHSTVYRYLRQDKSNGGTLWQHLRICSKPYRKRYGSTWTRGKVPNRVGIENRSAIVDRKTRIGDWEADTIVGKNQKSALLTLVERVTRYTIICKLKNLKAEDTARAAIRVLKAYKARVHTITMDNGKEFYQHTKIAKALKARTYFCRPYHSWEKALSENTNGLIRQYFPKQTDFRNISDREIRRVQDELNHRPRKTLGYETPSVLFLNLFQPLVP, from the coding sequence ATGAGCTACACACAACTGACCCAAGACGAACGATACCATATCCAATACCTGTCCCGCCACTGCACCATCGCCGAAATCGCCAAACAGCTCAACCGCCACAAAAGCACCATCAGCCGAGAAATCAAGCGGCACTGCATCCAAGGACAGCAATACAGCGCCGATAAAGCCCAACGGCAAAACCGGCTGACCAAACAGCACCGGCGAAAACCCTATAAGCTCGATTCGCAGCTGATTCAGCACATCGACACCCTTATCCGCCGCAAACTCAGTCCCGAACAAGTATGTGCCTACCTGCATAAACACCACGGGATCACACTCCATCACAGCACCGTTTACCGCTACCTTCGCCAAGACAAAAGCAACGGCGGCACTTTGTGGCAACATCTCAGAATATGCAGCAAACCCTACCGCAAACGCTACGGCAGCACATGGACCAGAGGCAAAGTGCCCAACCGCGTCGGCATAGAAAACCGATCCGCCATCGTCGACCGGAAAACCCGCATCGGCGATTGGGAGGCCGACACCATCGTCGGCAAAAATCAGAAAAGCGCGTTATTGACCTTGGTCGAACGCGTTACCCGCTACACCATCATCTGCAAATTAAAGAACTTAAAAGCCGAAGACACTGCCCGGGCGGCCATTAGGGTATTAAAGGCATATAAAGCCAGAGTCCACACCATTACCATGGATAACGGCAAAGAGTTCTACCAACACACCAAAATAGCCAAAGCATTGAAGGCGAGAACCTATTTTTGCCGCCCTTACCATTCTTGGGAGAAAGCGCTGAGTGAGAACACCAACGGACTCATCCGGCAATATTTCCCCAAACAAACCGATTTCCGAAACATCAGTGATCGGGAGATACGCAGGGTTCAAGATGAGTTGAACCACCGGCCAAGAAAAACACTTGGCTACGAAACGCCAAGTGTTTTATTCTTAAATCTGTTCCAACCACTGGTACCCTAG
- a CDS encoding FkbM family methyltransferase, whose protein sequence is MLKIDAKGFESHVLNGAKRLIEQHKPIIFAEAQPDNCLDLIRHFERMDYRCYWFASHRYQEDNFFRRPESLSGVDLNLACFHRDAAPSLPEKLSASVDSNLDFIPLVTREMLER, encoded by the coding sequence TTGCTGAAAATCGATGCGAAAGGCTTTGAAAGCCATGTACTCAACGGCGCAAAACGCCTGATTGAACAGCATAAACCAATCATTTTTGCAGAGGCTCAGCCTGACAACTGCCTCGATTTAATCCGCCATTTTGAGCGTATGGATTATCGTTGCTATTGGTTTGCTTCCCACCGCTATCAGGAAGACAACTTCTTCCGCCGCCCCGAAAGCCTATCGGGCGTAGATCTCAATCTTGCCTGTTTTCACCGCGATGCAGCTCCCAGTCTGCCCGAAAAGCTATCCGCCTCTGTGGACAGCAATTTGGACTTTATTCCCTTAGTTACCCGAGAAATGCTTGAACGATGA
- a CDS encoding FkbM family methyltransferase: MRTSLHMLKRGMFNLIEGDFISRYAQAYGEWSDLEVRFLLNNLCADSNVVEVGSNIGMHAIPIARHIERGKLFCFEPQRVIFQTLCANISLNSLTNVYAYQEGVGDENAWLEIPSSDYETEWNYGSFSLDKGFDTESSFDGIR; this comes from the coding sequence ATGCGGACGTCTTTACATATGCTCAAAAGAGGCATGTTTAACTTAATCGAAGGCGACTTCATCAGCCGATACGCACAGGCTTATGGAGAATGGTCGGATTTGGAAGTCCGTTTTCTTCTGAACAATCTTTGTGCCGACAGCAATGTCGTTGAAGTCGGCTCAAATATCGGTATGCACGCAATTCCCATCGCCCGACATATCGAGCGCGGCAAACTATTCTGTTTCGAGCCGCAGCGGGTGATTTTCCAAACTCTGTGTGCCAATATATCACTCAACAGCCTGACCAATGTTTACGCCTATCAAGAAGGCGTTGGCGATGAAAACGCTTGGCTGGAGATTCCCTCTTCAGATTATGAAACAGAGTGGAATTACGGTAGTTTTTCTTTGGACAAGGGTTTTGACACCGAATCCAGCTTTGACGGTATCCGCTAA
- the yidC gene encoding membrane protein insertase YidC: MDFKRFIAFFAISLAIYAGWEHFFPSPKPNPAQQAAQQQQQTAATAAAEASLAPATPITVTTDTVKAVIDEKSGDLRQMTLLKYKANGDENKPFTLFNDSKEYTYVAQSELLDAQGNNILKDINFTAAQKQYSLNGDKVEVRLSAPETNGLKIDKVYTFTKDSYLVNVRFDITNTSGKPANLSADYRIVRDRSEPEGQGYFTHSYLGPVVYTPEGKFQKVSFSDLDDDAKSGKNEAEYARKTQTGWLGMIEHHFMSTWILQPKGGQSVCAAGDCRIDIKRRNDNLYSTSVSVPLAAIQNGAKSEASINLYAGPQTTSVIANIADNLQLAKDYGKVHWFASPLFWLLNQLHNIIGNWGWAIIVLTIIVKAVLYPLTNASYRSMAKMRAAAPKLQAIKEKYGDDRMAQQQAMMQLYKDEKINPLGGCLPMLLQIPVFIGLYWALFASVELRQAPWLGWITDLSRSDPYYILPVIMAVTMFAQTFLNPPPTDPMQAKMMKVMPLIFSAMFFFFPAGLVLYWVINNLLTIAQQWHINRSIDKQRAQGEVVS, translated from the coding sequence ATGGATTTTAAAAGATTTATAGCATTTTTTGCCATTTCGCTGGCAATCTATGCCGGCTGGGAACATTTCTTCCCCAGCCCCAAACCCAATCCGGCACAACAAGCTGCGCAGCAACAGCAGCAAACCGCCGCAACCGCTGCCGCTGAAGCCTCACTCGCCCCCGCAACGCCGATTACCGTAACAACCGACACGGTCAAAGCCGTCATCGACGAAAAAAGCGGCGACCTGCGTCAAATGACCCTGCTCAAATACAAAGCAAATGGTGACGAAAACAAACCCTTCACCCTGTTTAACGACAGCAAAGAATACACCTACGTTGCCCAGTCCGAGCTTTTGGATGCACAAGGCAACAACATCCTGAAAGACATCAACTTTACCGCAGCGCAAAAACAATACAGCCTCAACGGCGACAAAGTCGAAGTCCGCCTGAGCGCGCCGGAAACAAACGGACTGAAAATCGACAAAGTCTATACCTTTACCAAAGACAGCTACCTCGTCAACGTCCGTTTCGACATCACCAACACCAGCGGCAAGCCCGCCAACCTGAGCGCGGACTACCGCATCGTGCGTGACCGCAGCGAACCTGAAGGTCAAGGCTACTTTACCCATTCCTACCTCGGCCCCGTCGTTTACACCCCTGAAGGCAAATTCCAAAAAGTCAGCTTCTCCGACTTGGACGACGATGCAAAATCAGGCAAAAACGAAGCCGAATACGCCCGCAAAACCCAAACCGGCTGGCTCGGTATGATTGAACACCACTTCATGTCCACTTGGATCCTCCAGCCCAAAGGCGGACAAAGCGTTTGCGCCGCCGGCGACTGCCGTATCGACATCAAACGTCGCAACGACAACCTGTACAGCACCAGCGTCAGCGTTCCTCTTGCCGCCATCCAAAACGGCGCGAAATCCGAAGCCTCCATCAACCTCTACGCCGGCCCGCAGACCACATCCGTCATCGCAAACATCGCCGACAACCTGCAACTGGCAAAAGACTACGGCAAAGTACACTGGTTCGCCTCCCCCCTCTTCTGGCTCTTGAACCAACTGCACAACATTATCGGCAACTGGGGCTGGGCAATCATCGTTTTGACCATTATCGTCAAAGCCGTACTCTACCCGCTGACCAACGCCTCTTACCGCTCGATGGCAAAAATGCGCGCCGCCGCGCCCAAACTGCAAGCCATCAAAGAAAAATACGGCGACGACCGTATGGCGCAACAGCAAGCCATGATGCAGCTTTACAAAGACGAAAAAATCAACCCGCTGGGCGGCTGCCTGCCCATGCTGTTGCAAATCCCCGTCTTCATCGGCTTGTACTGGGCGTTGTTTGCCTCCGTAGAATTGCGTCAGGCACCTTGGCTGGGCTGGATTACCGACCTTAGCCGCTCCGACCCTTACTACATCCTGCCCGTAATTATGGCGGTAACCATGTTTGCCCAAACATTCCTCAACCCGCCGCCGACCGACCCGATGCAGGCAAAAATGATGAAAGTCATGCCGCTGATTTTCTCAGCCATGTTCTTCTTCTTCCCTGCCGGTCTGGTATTGTACTGGGTAATCAACAACCTCCTGACCATCGCCCAACAATGGCACATCAACCGCAGCATCGACAAACAACGCGCCCAAGGCGAAGTGGTTTCCTAA
- the yidD gene encoding membrane protein insertion efficiency factor YidD, with protein MNTLLSKFILALIRFYQYAISPLIPPRCRYTPTCSQYAVEAVKKYGAFKGGWLALKRIARCHPFGGHGHDPVP; from the coding sequence ATGAACACCCTGTTGTCCAAATTCATCCTCGCGCTGATCCGTTTTTACCAATACGCCATCAGCCCACTGATACCGCCGCGCTGCCGCTATACCCCGACCTGTTCGCAATATGCGGTCGAAGCAGTCAAAAAATACGGCGCATTCAAAGGCGGCTGGCTCGCCCTCAAACGCATCGCCCGCTGCCACCCCTTCGGCGGACACGGACACGACCCTGTCCCGTAA
- the rnpA gene encoding ribonuclease P protein component — translation MDYRFGKQYRLLKTDDFSSVFAFKNRRSRDLLQVSQSADNGLNHPRLGLVVSKKTAKRAHDRNYMKRVIRDWFRLNKNSLPPHDFVVRVRLAFNRQNAAEARNQLTQLMRKR, via the coding sequence TTGGACTACCGCTTCGGAAAGCAGTACCGCTTATTAAAAACGGATGATTTTTCATCCGTTTTTGCGTTCAAAAACCGGCGCAGCCGCGATTTGCTGCAAGTTTCCCAATCTGCCGACAACGGATTGAACCATCCGCGACTCGGCTTGGTCGTCAGCAAAAAAACAGCGAAACGCGCGCATGACCGCAACTATATGAAGCGCGTCATCCGCGATTGGTTCAGACTGAACAAAAACAGCCTGCCGCCACATGATTTCGTCGTACGCGTCCGTCTGGCATTCAATCGGCAAAACGCTGCCGAAGCCCGAAACCAATTGACGCAACTCATGCGCAAACGCTGA
- the rpmH gene encoding 50S ribosomal protein L34 produces the protein MKRTYQPSVTKRKRTHGFLVRSKTRGGRAVLAARRAKGRKRLAV, from the coding sequence ATGAAACGCACTTATCAACCTTCCGTTACCAAACGCAAACGTACCCACGGCTTCCTGGTCCGCTCCAAAACCCGCGGTGGCCGCGCAGTATTGGCAGCCCGTCGCGCCAAAGGCCGCAAACGCTTGGCAGTGTAA